The Patescibacteria group bacterium genomic interval TCCTTTTACCCTCTCATATTTTGCAGAGCAAAATTTAGGAGGGCGAGAATTTTTAGCTATCGTAAATTACAAAAAATGCAACGCCCAAAAACAAAAACCATGACTACATTGTCAAGCGCTCCTTTGTGTAGCGGTTTTTCGTTATATGCTTCGGCGAGTACGATTTAAGGTGATAGCAAATTTTTTACACGCCTTATTTTCCGCTGTATCCATTGTACTACCGTGCTCTAAACCTTTCAAATGAAGTAGCCCGTGAATAAATAAATATCCAATAAAATTGGTAGTATTCATATCAAACAGATGAGCATCTTTTCTTGCTTTGTTTGGGTTGATGAAAATCTCACCTTCATGTTTTTCGAGTGGA includes:
- the ybeY gene encoding rRNA maturation RNase YbeY, with amino-acid sequence MAESTFAITQTTKGKLPRLPFEHIKNNILGKRYILSVVFVGDMRAKALNKKYRKKNSVPNVLSFPLEKHEGEIFINPNKARKDAHLFDMNTTNFIGYLFIHGLLHLKGLEHGSTMDTAENKACKKFAITLNRTRRSI